A single Nomia melanderi isolate GNS246 chromosome 13, iyNomMela1, whole genome shotgun sequence DNA region contains:
- the dy gene encoding transmembrane protein dusky, translating to MRWRIFIFACLLLQGLARAEDVEVVEAIPGEDNRNDNSALNRQDNDINTPDQLALESLGEKDAGSNHYKPGGLRGHPLPMPPSRGSLGLPHPRPHHNVAYHGPPPPLPPSKAPSEAIDKIYTTGGGISSAVGVEPWPAPTPDMPKIISLDVKCEKNLMKVYLGFDKPFYGIVFSKGHYSNVNCVHLPAGLGRTSVNFEISIHACGTAGNTENGLYGYGAESGSGTYFENIIVVQYDPQVQEVWDQARKLRCTWHDLYEKSVTFRPFPVDMLDVVRADFAGDNVGCWMQIQVGKGPWASEVSGLVKIGQTMTMVLAIKDDDSKFDMLVRNCMAHDGKRAPIQLVDQRGCITRPKLMSRFTKIKNFGASASVLSYAHFQAFKFPDSMEVHFQCTIQICRYQCPEQCSESPLLLESQGLLENHHHSSSNGHPDSSYGIPPPIPLPLEAYLQAAAGRPRDERRRKSREIVPTPQKAVGVNRIIRVVSTGDLTFSIDESNNGESNGPTMVFPVRNENTASSAMICMTTPGFAITLIILLAVLLSSCILSTYLCLRLRPFSGKARKVATYYTGEQNAPKKSTRTCFYS from the exons ATGCGTTGGAGAATCTTCATCTTTGCCTGTCTCCTACTGCAGGGG CTGGCTCGGGCGGAGGATGTGGAGGTAGTGGAAGCGATTCCAGGGGAGGACAACCGAAACGACAACTCGGCTTTGAACCGTCAGGATAATGACATCAACACGCCCGATCAGTTGGCGTTAGAGTCGTTAGGGGAAAAAGATGCAGGCAGCAATCATTACAAACCGGGTGGTCTCAGAGGACATCCCTTACCGATGCCGCCCAGCAGAGGCAGTTTAGGACTTCCCCACCCGCGGCCGCACCATAACGTCGCCTATCACGGGCCACCGCCACCTCTGCCACCCTCGAAGGCGCCATCGGAGGCCATCGACAAGATTTACACGACAGGCGGCGGCATCAGCTCAGCGGTTGGCGTGGAGCCGTGGCCGGCACCCACGCCGGACATGCCGAAGATCATCTCCCTGGACGTGAAGTGTGAGAAGAATCTGATGAAAGTTTATCTCGGTTTCGACAAGCCGTTCTACGGTATAGTGTTCAGCAAGGGCCACTACAGTAACGTAAACTGCGTACACTTGCCAGCGGGTTTAGGGCGTACGTCGGTGAACTTCGAGATTAGTATTCATGCATGTGGCACAGCTGGGAACACTGAGAACGGTTTATACGGGTACGGCGCGGAATCCGGGTCAGGAACGTATTTCGAGAATATAATCGTGGTGCAATACGATCCGCAAGTTCAAGAAGTTTGGGACCAGGCGCGCAAGCTGCGGTGCACTTGGCACGATCTGTACGAGAAATCCGTTACGTTCCGTCCGTTCCCCGTCGACATGCTGGACGTGGTGCGCGCCGACTTCGCCGGCGACAACGTGGGCTGTTGGATGCAAATACAGGTCGGCAAGGGGCCATGGGCGTCCGAGGTCTCTGGGCTGGTCAAGATCGGCCAGACAATGACGATGGTGCTAGCGATAAAGGATGACGACTCCAAATTCGATATGCTCGTGAGAAACTGCATGGCCCACGACGGGAAGCGGGCGCCGATACAACTGGTGGACCAGAGGGGTTGCATCACACGGCCCAAGCTGATGTCACGGTTCACCAAGATCAAGAACTTCGGCGCATCTGCATCGGTACTCTCCTACGCTCACTTCCAGGCGTTCAAATTCCCCGACTCGATGGAGGTGCACTTCCAGTGCACTATACAGATATGCCGATACCAGTGCCCTGAACAATGCTCCGAGTCACCTTTGCTATTGGAGTCCCAGGGTTTGTTGGAGAACCATCATCATTCTTCGTCTAATGGCCACCCTGATTCCAGCTACGGCATCCCGCCACCTATCCCGCTTCCATTGGAGGCGTATTTGCAGGCCGCCGCTGGACGTCCGCGAGATGAAAGGCGGAGGAAATCTCGAGAAATAGTGCCCACACCTCAGAAGGCGGTCGGCGTCAATCGAATAATCCGCGTGGTTTCCACCGGCGATTTAACGTTCTCCATCGACGAGTCAAACAATGGAGAATCCAATGGGCCTACCATGGTGTTCCCTGTACGCAACGAGAACACCGCGAGCTCGGCGATGATTTGCATGACTACACCAGGGTTCGCTATCACCCTCATAATACTCCTCGCCGTGTTACTTTCCTCGTGTATACTCTCGACTTACCTTTGTCTACGGTTAAGACCGTTCTCAGGAAAAGCTAGAAAGGTTGCGACATATTACACCGGCGAACAAAACGCACCGAAAAAGTCGACGAGGACGTGTTTCTATTCATAG